In Candidatus Fusobacterium pullicola, a genomic segment contains:
- a CDS encoding YihY/virulence factor BrkB family protein — protein MNFKTLIDSYKEIVSQGKISNIIRVVKKALESYGRANSGLWVTSLCFYTILSLVPIFAILFSLGTWLGVADYFLVKLRDYSPLNEESINLLITFAQNFLENTRTGILAGIGFLFLGWTLISMFSIIEKAFNDIWRVEKSRMFLRKITDYISFFILFPTLLVISSGVVKIIADKVGLENIALSILIKLIPFLTLLFFFTTMYMLIPNTKVRFIPALIAAVFISLFFSGFQSLFILLQGMVNTYNKIYGSFSVIFIFLFWLKLMWFFIILGAHLCYFLQNRELHLFTKSVEDVNFKIKEYTAVILMKELVERYLNSLTPLTINEIIKKYGIPYEVIKYILNVFIENELVGEIGEKDDKSYVIIKNVDGISFKTVFKSLENFGERISIENSEEIEKLLECVRDKNFKFSFKEYIEKN, from the coding sequence GTGAATTTTAAAACTCTTATTGATTCCTATAAAGAGATTGTATCCCAAGGCAAGATAAGTAATATTATCAGAGTTGTAAAAAAAGCTTTAGAAAGCTATGGAAGAGCTAACTCTGGGCTTTGGGTTACCTCACTTTGTTTCTATACAATTCTTTCTTTAGTTCCTATATTTGCTATCCTTTTTAGCTTGGGAACTTGGTTAGGAGTGGCTGATTATTTTTTAGTTAAATTAAGAGATTACTCTCCACTTAATGAAGAGTCTATTAATCTTTTGATTACCTTTGCTCAAAATTTCTTAGAAAATACAAGAACAGGTATCTTAGCAGGTATTGGATTTCTTTTCTTGGGTTGGACTTTGATATCTATGTTTTCTATTATAGAGAAAGCTTTTAATGATATTTGGAGAGTTGAAAAATCAAGAATGTTTCTTAGAAAGATTACAGATTATATATCTTTCTTTATTTTATTTCCTACTCTATTAGTTATATCAAGTGGAGTAGTTAAAATAATTGCAGATAAAGTTGGCCTTGAAAATATTGCTCTTAGTATATTAATTAAACTTATTCCTTTTTTAACTCTACTATTTTTCTTTACAACAATGTATATGTTGATTCCAAATACAAAAGTTAGATTTATTCCTGCACTCATTGCTGCAGTTTTTATCTCTCTATTTTTCTCTGGTTTTCAATCACTTTTTATTTTGTTACAGGGAATGGTTAATACTTACAATAAGATATATGGTAGCTTCTCTGTTATTTTTATATTTTTGTTTTGGTTAAAATTGATGTGGTTCTTTATAATTTTAGGAGCTCATCTTTGTTATTTTTTACAAAATAGAGAGCTTCATCTCTTTACTAAAAGTGTAGAAGATGTTAATTTTAAAATAAAGGAATATACTGCAGTTATCCTAATGAAAGAATTAGTAGAAAGATATCTAAACAGCCTTACTCCTCTTACTATCAATGAGATTATAAAAAAATATGGGATACCATATGAAGTTATTAAGTATATTTTAAATGTATTTATAGAGAATGAACTAGTTGGTGAAATTGGAGAAAAGGATGATAAATCCTATGTTATTATAAAAAATGTAGATGGAATATCTTTTAAAACAGTTTTCAAATCTCTTGAAAATTTTGGTGAAAGAATAAGTATTGAAAATAGTGAGGAAATTGAAAAGTTATTAGAATGTGTTAGAGATAAAAATTTTAAATTTTCTTTTAAAGAGTATATAGAAAAAAACTGA